The genomic stretch gatgcaaaatcgatggtacattgaTGCTATGTCTATGCTCTacgctgaaatttgacgaaaattttGGTGAGCAATAACTTTTTGCTTGAATATCCATTGtagttgatatttttttaatcttagtaTTTGTTTTTTAGATCTACATGTTTAGCATATTTAAAGTGTTAAATTTTTTATGTAGAACATAAAAATTAATGAATCATGGGTACTtattaatatgagacaaaggatAAAGTTTAGTGAAAGGGGGATTATAATCAAAATTATACAAAATAATATTTGGATGTCTATTAAATTTTTCGTATAAATGAAATAAGGATTATTGTTAAGCATATAACATAAAATTTAACAGTTTTACTAAATCACGAGCTGTAAGGAGCGTCGGTTTTGGTTGAATGATTCCGCAGAGTCGGAGCGTAAAGATGAGAGATTTGAGTCGGTAATTGCATAAATACGGTGGTTGTTGGAACCTTCGTGACAGAACGAATGATCTTTCTCTTCTATGGACTTGAGATGAAGTAGGGCCACCATAACCATAATTCACAAACCAACTTCTCCTATGGAAAATCCCAGATCTTAATACGAGTTACTGAGTTAACTCGATGTTAGATTGAAGACAGTGACACTTTTTGATATTGCACCGTAGATTTGTATCTGAGAAGGTTCCCTACACCGAATGATCCTACTTTTGGCTGAAGGATCGCATCGATTTCTATCATTTGGTAAAATACTCCAAACCCATTTCATAATATTAGGTTTTACTTTTATGTTAAATCTTCCATTTTTCACCATTACATTTTCAGATTGTTTTGACAAACATTTAGCGCAAATTGAAATGtgcaacactttttttttttttttttcctgaaaAAAATGGGACTAGGAAGTAAGAATCCTAGGAAGGAAAGATGAGATTTCTGAgagtcctttttttttttcaattattaatattaaatatggAAGAGGAAAATGAATGACATTACTCTATTTCTGTACTAGATGAAGGATAGAATATGGAATGAAAATAGGGTTGAATGTAAAGTACTTTGTATAGAAAAAGCCATGCTAACTACGTGGTCTGAGAATAATGATCGAATGTCCTCACTTGATGCGTTTAGTTTTAGCTTCTGGAGCTTTGGTTTTTTGAGATTTCACACATGTTTGCTTAAAAATAACAATCAATCTCATTGCAAAATGCAAAATACTTTTGCCAGTCCCACTTTTTAATCCATCCATTGACCCAAATGGATATCAATGGTTATCTCATATCCCTCTGCTAAAGTTCAGGTTCTTGATTTTATTAGAAAATTCTggtgtatttatttatataaggGGCTTTCCGACTATTATGCAATCTAAATAGTGAGATTGACACCATTTGGGCAGTTAAAAGCTGTGGGAAGTTTTTTTGTGGCTGGGCTTGTGGACTGGCTAAATTGATATTTTGCAAACTAGTGTTGTTGTGGCTCTTATATTAGTAATGTTGCTAAAAAAAATTGATacttttcttattatattattgtTTAAAAGAAATTCTGAAAGATCAGATGTTTTTTCGGATAGAACCTGATAAGGTGTTGAATCTCCCTATTGTTTCTTTATTAAAAATCTATGATTATGTTCATTCTATGTTGGTAAAGATTAGGTGGCTAActtataattttatttctttttcccACTTATATTTTTGTTCTTTAGAGGACagcttgttcttttctttttcaaattttattttcttctgTTTAACAATAAACTTTTCATATTTTGTTGAAAGAAAACTGTTGATACTAAGTCTTTGTGTGATGTACTGGGTTTGACAGTATTATTTTGTTCAAGTTTGTATTAGATTTGAATAGGCTGAGTCAATTGTATGTTTAAAAGTCTAGAAAACTAATTTTTAAAGtgaaatgttatattttttattgtaagAAAGGAACATAATCTGATAATAGCAAATCTAATGtgtatttgagtaaaatatccaATTTGGTGTAAAAATTAGTATCCATTACTTTTTATGCCAGATTTTGCCTTGGCAATAGTATTTGCATTGCCAAACGTGGGGTTATCTAATCCCACTCTCATTCTTCATCTGGCCCTCAAAACATGGCCTAAATATACTGCAATGTAGTTTAAAAATGTTAAACCCTTTTCATTATCCAATTTAATATTGTTTTGTGTTTTCATCCTTAAGATTGATCGAGCAGTACTTTCTCTAGTATTCAGCACAAGCCAATCATTGTGTAGTGACCTGGTTATCATAACCTGTATGTATTCTTTGTTTATGTCATGACATTTTTCTTCTCTATATTGGTTTTGTATTCATCATCTCAAACTCTTTTTTTCCCTTTGTGTCTTACTGTGTCCACAGAGAATGTCACAGGAGTTTCAGTCCACAGCCCATAGTGGTGTGGGCAGTCATATATTGCTTGACCATTCCGTTCAGGCAGTATGTTCTTTATGCCAAAAGATCCTTTCACATGATAATGAGGCAGCTGGTGATCTTGAAACGATTGGCATTTGTGGTGACTGTAAATTTTTGTTTTCTGAAGATCTGGATACCCCATCACGTGAATCTCGTCGAAGGAGACTACCACGCCGAAGAAGAACCAGGTATAGCAGTAGTGAGTCCTCAGAAAATACTTTTTCCCAACAATTCTCACAGGTGATCAATCTGGTGAGGCAAAATGAGTCGACTATCTCTGCATATGAGGATTTGCCAGTAGAAGGTGATCCTACCGGTAGGTTATTGCAGCACCCGAGTTCCCGGACTACTCCAATGGGGTCTAGAAGATGTAGGCGGGTGCTCATTCCCTCTGATACGAAAAGCGAAGATTCCGATAATGTGGATTCTTTATTTGCTGATAGTGAATCTAATGTCAGTTTTGGCTGGCACAAGGCATTCCAAGGTGACAGTGATGCCATTTCTTGTAGCACTTATGGAGGAGACTCTGATGCTTCAGTAGATCTCCATGGTTTTCTGGACTCAGAGATGTTTACTCAACCAATTGAAGGTGGTGAGTTTGACAGTGATACTGACATTGATCCAATGCATGTTGGGCTTAACAATTGGAACTCTGATGATCTAGGAAGTGAAGGAGAAGCAGAAGATGAAGAAGGTGATGGTGAATGGGAAGAAGTCCATGCTGAGGAAGACATGATTCCACCTACAGATGCCAGATCTCATATAAGGAACTTTTCATATTCTAGTCGAAGTGGACAAATGGGTCGTTCTTCTGAATCCGATGATACTATGCATTGGGAAAATAGGGAAGGCAATCAAACATATACCCATAACATCTTTGCAAACTCAGAACAAGCTTGGATGGCTGACGTTGGAGAGTCTACAAATTATCTTGATGCGAGAGTCTTGGAAGAATTCCTTCAGCATCTGGTTGAGGATGACAACTCAAGACTTGGAGTGCCTCCTAGAGAGGTATCTTTTGTGAATAGTCTACCTCGTGTGATCATTAATGAGGAACATGAGAAGCAGCTTGATGGCTTAGCTTGTGCAATTTGCAAGGATATGCTAGCCATTGGTGTTGAGGTGAATCAACTTCCCTGCAAACACCTTTATCACCCTTCATGTATATTGCCATGGTTGCGTTCTCGAAACTCATGCCCCCTTTGTAGATATGAGCTGCCAATTGATGATAAAGATTATGAAGAGGGGAAGTGTAACACTACGAGTAGAGTGGAGATCAGCACTCACCATCTGAATGTGACAGAGGACAGTTTCTCTAGCTCCTCATCTGACAGGGCAGAGGAAGAGCTCGAATTTAATGAAGGTAGATTAGAGCAGAGAGGGCTGCAGGATGTGGAACCAGAAGCAAATAGCTCCAGAAAGCAGAGTGGTAGGAGAAGATGGTTTTTTCTTGCAGCAGCTCCAGTTGTCGGTCTTGTGGGCATTGTTCTTGTCTTGTGGTTAGGAAACCTTGGAACAGAAAGAAGAGGATTTTCCACCGCCCTCTGGCCCCTCCCCCAACAAAGCCAACAAAATCTTCAAATTAATGGCTCCTTATCCAACGGAAGGGAGAATAGGAGCAGGAGATGGTGGTCACTGTtctaaaaaatttcttttatGTTCTCTGATAAAATATGTTAGTTTATGCTGATGCTTTTTCTTCCCATCTTGTTGGTTTGAGACTTTTATGCTATCCTCACGGCTTAGATTGGTTAACACCTGCATGATTTTTAAACTCTGACGTATTAAATCCATGTTGTCTGCTTAAATATTTTTACTCCTTGCAGAAGCAATGCAATGTGGGTTGGAGAATGAGAATTTGAAGACAAAATTTAGTTTGAATTTCCAtcaattggttttttttttcagttgCAAATTTTACCAATCTCAAGCACGCATTTGAAGGATGAAAGTGCGGTATTCTTTGAAATATACAttgattttattaaaaataaccGAAGAAAATATCGATATAAATagaattttatgaaaaaaattaaaaatattaataatatgtctaaaaatataaaatttatttctgtcaaaaaaaaattattgataaaattgtaagaaaa from Humulus lupulus chromosome 5, drHumLupu1.1, whole genome shotgun sequence encodes the following:
- the LOC133777414 gene encoding uncharacterized protein LOC133777414; this encodes MSQEFQSTAHSGVGSHILLDHSVQAVCSLCQKILSHDNEAAGDLETIGICGDCKFLFSEDLDTPSRESRRRRLPRRRRTRYSSSESSENTFSQQFSQVINLVRQNESTISAYEDLPVEGDPTGRLLQHPSSRTTPMGSRRCRRVLIPSDTKSEDSDNVDSLFADSESNVSFGWHKAFQGDSDAISCSTYGGDSDASVDLHGFLDSEMFTQPIEGGEFDSDTDIDPMHVGLNNWNSDDLGSEGEAEDEEGDGEWEEVHAEEDMIPPTDARSHIRNFSYSSRSGQMGRSSESDDTMHWENREGNQTYTHNIFANSEQAWMADVGESTNYLDARVLEEFLQHLVEDDNSRLGVPPREVSFVNSLPRVIINEEHEKQLDGLACAICKDMLAIGVEVNQLPCKHLYHPSCILPWLRSRNSCPLCRYELPIDDKDYEEGKCNTTSRVEISTHHLNVTEDSFSSSSSDRAEEELEFNEGRLEQRGLQDVEPEANSSRKQSGRRRWFFLAAAPVVGLVGIVLVLWLGNLGTERRGFSTALWPLPQQSQQNLQINGSLSNGRENRSRRWWSLF